In Vagococcus luciliae, one genomic interval encodes:
- the glmU gene encoding bifunctional UDP-N-acetylglucosamine diphosphorylase/glucosamine-1-phosphate N-acetyltransferase GlmU codes for MKSSLYKVLHPVAGKPMVEHVFEQIEPLNTTDIVTVVGYGAEKVQEQLGDRSKYALQTEQLGTGHAVLATADLLKDKEGTTLVICGDTPLLTKETLTKLVNHHEQLNAKATILSAVAEDATGYGRIIRNDENLVEKIVEQKDASESELAIKEFNTGTYCFDNQFLFDALTKVGNDNAQGEYYLPDVISILKQQGEVVTAYTMGSEEESMGVNDRVALAKANQLMKQRINEHHMKQGVSFIDPDNTYIESDVVIGVDTVIEPGVMIKGNTIIGNNCVIHSNSTIIDSVIGNHVEIKSSTIQQSNIGDYSDVGPYAHLRPHTDLKEHVHIGNFVEIKNASIDNGSKVGHLTYVGDATLGKDINIGCGTVFANYDGKNKHHITVGNHVFIGSGTILVAPLTVEDNSMTAAGSTITKDISENDLGIARSRQENLKNYAKKLPYNK; via the coding sequence ATGAAGTCATCATTATATAAAGTATTACATCCTGTTGCTGGAAAGCCCATGGTTGAACACGTCTTCGAACAAATTGAACCATTAAATACAACAGATATTGTAACGGTTGTAGGCTATGGTGCTGAAAAAGTGCAAGAACAATTAGGTGATCGCTCAAAATATGCCTTACAAACAGAACAATTAGGAACAGGTCATGCCGTTTTGGCAACAGCTGATTTATTGAAAGATAAAGAAGGGACTACCTTGGTAATTTGTGGTGATACTCCTCTACTAACAAAGGAAACATTAACAAAATTAGTAAATCATCATGAACAACTAAATGCAAAAGCAACAATCCTCTCTGCAGTTGCAGAAGACGCAACTGGATATGGGCGTATCATTCGAAATGACGAAAATTTAGTCGAGAAAATTGTTGAACAAAAAGACGCTTCAGAATCAGAACTTGCTATAAAAGAATTTAATACGGGTACTTACTGTTTTGATAACCAATTTTTATTTGATGCTTTAACAAAAGTTGGAAATGATAATGCTCAAGGAGAATATTATCTACCTGATGTCATTAGTATTTTAAAGCAACAAGGTGAAGTCGTGACTGCCTACACGATGGGATCAGAAGAAGAGTCTATGGGTGTAAATGATCGTGTTGCCTTAGCTAAAGCAAACCAATTAATGAAACAGCGAATTAATGAACATCATATGAAACAAGGCGTGTCATTTATTGATCCGGACAATACGTACATTGAATCAGATGTAGTTATTGGTGTAGATACTGTCATTGAACCTGGTGTCATGATCAAAGGTAACACTATTATTGGTAACAATTGTGTTATTCATTCAAATTCAACCATCATTGATAGTGTCATAGGTAACCATGTAGAAATTAAATCTTCAACCATCCAACAATCTAATATTGGTGATTATTCTGATGTAGGTCCATATGCTCACCTAAGACCTCATACTGACTTAAAAGAACATGTTCACATTGGAAATTTTGTTGAAATAAAAAATGCTTCCATTGATAATGGATCAAAGGTTGGCCATCTAACTTATGTGGGTGATGCCACTTTAGGAAAAGATATTAATATCGGTTGTGGAACTGTTTTTGCTAATTATGATGGTAAAAATAAACATCATATTACAGTTGGAAATCACGTTTTCATCGGTAGTGGGACTATTTTAGTTGCCCCACTAACTGTTGAGGACAATAGTATGACAGCCGCTGGCTCTACTATTACTAAAGATATAAGTGAAAATGACTTAGGAATTGCTCGTTCTCGCCAAGAAAATCTGAAGAATTATGCTAAAAAATTACCATATAATAAATAA
- a CDS encoding ribose-phosphate diphosphokinase, producing the protein MSNHYFDPKLKIFSLNSNKPLAQKIADAVGVELGKSEVRKFSDGEIQINIEQSIRGSHVYLIQSTSNPVNDHLMELLIMIDALKRASAQTINIVMPYYGYARQDRKARSREPITSKLVADMLETAGATRLLTLDLHAAQIQGFFDIPVDHLMAAPLLANYFSEHGYEGDDVVVVSPDHGGVTRARKLAEHLKSPIAIIDKRRPKANVAEVMNIIGEVKGKKCVIIDDMIDTAGTITLAAEALKEKGATEVVACCTHPVLSGPAIDRINNSAIEKLIITDSILLPEEKKSDKIETVSVGELMGDAIKRIHENKPVSPLFEKKRK; encoded by the coding sequence ATGTCTAATCATTACTTTGATCCAAAGTTAAAAATCTTTTCGTTAAATTCAAACAAACCTTTAGCACAAAAAATTGCAGATGCAGTTGGTGTGGAACTTGGTAAGTCTGAAGTAAGAAAGTTTAGTGATGGTGAAATTCAAATCAATATCGAGCAAAGTATCCGCGGTAGTCACGTATACTTAATCCAATCTACAAGTAACCCAGTAAATGACCATTTAATGGAATTACTTATTATGATTGATGCTCTTAAACGTGCTAGTGCACAAACTATTAATATCGTTATGCCTTATTACGGCTATGCAAGACAAGATAGAAAAGCACGCTCTCGTGAGCCAATTACATCTAAACTTGTTGCGGATATGCTTGAAACAGCTGGAGCAACTCGTTTATTAACACTAGACTTACATGCTGCTCAAATTCAAGGATTTTTCGACATTCCGGTGGATCATTTAATGGCTGCACCATTACTTGCAAATTATTTCAGCGAACATGGTTACGAAGGTGATGATGTCGTTGTTGTATCACCTGATCATGGTGGTGTCACACGTGCTCGTAAATTAGCAGAACATTTAAAATCACCAATTGCGATTATTGACAAACGTCGTCCAAAAGCTAACGTTGCTGAAGTAATGAATATCATTGGTGAAGTTAAAGGGAAAAAATGTGTTATTATCGATGACATGATTGACACAGCCGGAACAATCACTTTAGCTGCGGAAGCTCTTAAAGAAAAAGGTGCTACAGAAGTTGTTGCTTGTTGTACACACCCTGTTTTATCAGGACCAGCAATTGATCGTATAAATAACTCTGCAATTGAAAAATTGATCATTACTGACTCTATCCTTTTACCAGAAGAGAAAAAATCTGATAAAATCGAAACAGTTAGTGTTGGTGAATTGATGGGTGATGCAATTAAACGTATCCATGAGAACAAACCAGTTAGCCCATTATTTGAAAAAAAACGTAAATAG
- the mscL gene encoding large conductance mechanosensitive channel protein MscL encodes MVKEFKEFIARGSVIDMAVGIIIGGAFTSVVNALVDGMITPIIGLIISFLFPGAETVEDATKGLTFIVNGVTFDYGKLISAIITFLITAFVLFIIVKSVNKAETLMSKPEEEEEQKEEEQVETTEDVLKDIRQLLANQVATDTKDEKTEDKK; translated from the coding sequence ATGGTAAAAGAATTTAAGGAATTTATTGCACGTGGAAGTGTGATAGATATGGCGGTAGGTATTATCATTGGTGGTGCATTCACAAGTGTTGTTAATGCATTAGTTGATGGAATGATTACACCGATTATTGGTTTAATTATCAGTTTTTTATTTCCAGGTGCAGAAACAGTAGAAGATGCAACAAAAGGTTTGACATTTATAGTTAACGGTGTCACATTCGATTATGGTAAACTTATCTCAGCAATTATTACATTTTTGATTACAGCTTTTGTTTTGTTTATTATTGTTAAATCTGTTAATAAAGCAGAGACTCTAATGAGTAAACCAGAAGAAGAGGAAGAACAAAAAGAAGAAGAGCAAGTTGAAACAACTGAGGATGTTTTAAAAGATATTCGCCAGTTATTAGCAAACCAAGTAGCAACTGATACCAAAGATGAAAAAACTGAAGATAAAAAATAA
- the yfmF gene encoding EF-P 5-aminopentanol modification-associated protein YfmF — protein sequence MTIKLNNQVNLHIIPTNKYKTVRIVVRFATPLDAITSSKRSLLASLMETNSLNFPDQVALSKKLAELYGAGFYVSVNRTGNQHYLSIGLNVINDNIAPNGVSILEDSVEFLKEIIFNPNIKNNAFDTETFAREKENLIVDIESIFDDKQTYAAMSLQNLFFSDNKNQKTPSFGDINQIKQETPESIAEYYTHMIAHDKIDILVSGNVEEGYVERCFKNFGFVDREEMETDLFYKQPFKNIIQQKSEVLPVVQSKLNIGYHCDVYYHDDMYFPLMVFNGLFGGFPHSKLFLNVREKHSLAYYASSSIDPFRGFISVQTGIDSSNRERVLRLVNEQLKNMTAGEFSDELLEQTKKMLINQYLLSSDNQRSVVEQYYLFSNIPYADLPQEEWMSKMNAVTKEDVQDVATGINLQAVYFMEGGK from the coding sequence ATGACAATTAAATTAAATAACCAGGTAAATTTACATATTATTCCTACCAATAAATATAAAACTGTCCGTATTGTCGTTCGTTTCGCTACACCTCTTGATGCGATAACAAGTAGTAAACGTTCTTTACTTGCCAGTTTAATGGAAACAAATAGTTTAAACTTTCCTGATCAAGTAGCACTTAGTAAAAAATTAGCTGAATTATACGGTGCAGGGTTTTATGTCAGTGTGAATCGTACAGGAAATCAACATTATTTAAGCATTGGTTTGAATGTGATAAATGATAACATCGCACCAAATGGCGTGTCTATTTTAGAAGATTCTGTTGAATTTTTAAAGGAAATTATTTTTAACCCAAATATTAAAAATAATGCCTTTGATACTGAAACCTTTGCTCGTGAAAAAGAAAACTTAATAGTTGATATTGAATCAATTTTTGATGATAAGCAAACTTATGCTGCCATGTCTTTACAAAATCTTTTCTTTTCTGATAATAAAAATCAAAAAACACCTAGTTTTGGTGATATTAATCAAATTAAACAAGAAACCCCAGAATCAATTGCTGAGTATTACACTCATATGATTGCGCATGATAAAATTGATATTTTAGTGAGTGGTAATGTTGAAGAAGGCTATGTTGAACGCTGTTTTAAAAATTTTGGGTTTGTAGATAGAGAAGAAATGGAAACTGATTTATTTTATAAGCAACCTTTTAAAAATATTATCCAACAAAAAAGTGAAGTATTACCAGTTGTTCAATCTAAATTAAATATTGGCTATCACTGCGATGTTTATTATCATGATGATATGTATTTTCCATTAATGGTTTTTAACGGATTATTTGGTGGATTTCCACATTCTAAATTGTTCTTAAATGTTCGTGAAAAACATAGTCTTGCTTACTATGCAAGTAGTTCCATTGACCCTTTTCGTGGATTTATCAGTGTACAAACTGGGATAGATAGTTCAAACCGTGAACGTGTTTTACGTTTGGTTAATGAGCAATTAAAAAACATGACTGCTGGTGAATTTTCAGATGAATTACTTGAGCAAACAAAGAAAATGTTAATCAATCAATACTTACTATCATCTGATAATCAACGTTCTGTCGTTGAACAATATTATTTATTCTCAAATATCCCATATGCTGATTTGCCTCAAGAAGAATGGATGAGCAAAATGAATGCTGTCACAAAAGAAGATGTACAGGATGTAGCAACAGGAATTAATCTACAAGCAGTTTACTTCATGGAAGGAGGAAAATAA
- the yfmH gene encoding EF-P 5-aminopentanol modification-associated protein YfmH, producing MEKNYYPSINETLYTEVLPNGLEVMLLPKEDFHKTYGLFTTNYGSIDSEFVPIGQKEFITVPDGIAHFLEHKLFEKEDEDVFQKFGRQGAASNAFTSFTRTSYLFSSTDNVMQNVETLIDFVQTPYFTEESVQKEKGIIGQEIQMYQDEPNWRLFFGILNNMYPKHPLHIDIAGTIESIEPITAEDLYTCYNTFYHPSNMNLFIVGKMNPEEMMTFIKENQDAKEFPKATEIKRHFPKETADDIIKEDGITLSVNRPKAIVGLKGLDTPPVDGFERLKYQTTIQLLLQLLFGMSSENYLAMYNSGLIDDSFSFEFSFDRSFHFADFSSDTDEPERFANQIINYLLKSEDSPELTKQNLDLAKKKMIGKHLKSLDSLEYIANQFSGMKYGDTTLFDLVTVINSIELNDIKAVHQSFIRPEALSRFFIYPEER from the coding sequence ATGGAAAAAAACTATTATCCTTCTATTAATGAAACACTTTATACTGAAGTTTTACCAAATGGTTTAGAAGTTATGTTATTACCAAAAGAAGATTTCCATAAAACATATGGATTATTTACAACAAACTATGGCTCAATTGACAGTGAATTTGTGCCCATTGGACAAAAAGAATTCATAACTGTCCCCGATGGCATTGCTCATTTTTTGGAGCATAAATTATTTGAAAAAGAAGACGAAGATGTTTTCCAAAAGTTTGGACGACAAGGGGCTGCGTCAAATGCTTTTACAAGTTTTACTCGTACAAGCTACCTATTCTCCAGTACTGATAATGTGATGCAAAATGTCGAAACATTAATTGACTTTGTTCAAACACCTTATTTCACTGAAGAATCTGTCCAAAAAGAAAAAGGGATTATTGGTCAAGAAATCCAAATGTATCAAGATGAACCAAATTGGCGATTGTTTTTTGGTATTTTAAATAATATGTACCCAAAACACCCATTACATATTGATATTGCTGGAACCATTGAAAGTATTGAACCTATCACAGCAGAAGATTTATATACTTGCTACAATACATTTTATCATCCAAGTAATATGAACCTCTTTATTGTTGGTAAAATGAATCCTGAAGAAATGATGACTTTTATTAAAGAAAATCAAGATGCAAAAGAATTTCCAAAAGCAACCGAAATCAAACGCCATTTTCCGAAAGAAACAGCGGATGATATTATCAAAGAAGATGGTATCACCCTATCTGTTAATCGACCTAAGGCTATTGTTGGCTTAAAAGGACTGGACACACCACCTGTTGATGGCTTTGAACGGTTAAAATACCAGACAACCATTCAATTATTATTACAATTATTATTTGGTATGAGTTCTGAAAACTATTTAGCAATGTACAATAGTGGTTTAATTGATGATAGCTTTTCTTTCGAATTTTCGTTCGATCGTAGTTTCCATTTTGCAGATTTCAGCTCAGATACTGATGAGCCTGAACGATTTGCAAATCAAATTATCAATTACTTATTAAAATCTGAGGACAGTCCTGAATTAACAAAACAAAATTTAGATTTGGCTAAGAAAAAAATGATTGGAAAGCATCTAAAATCTTTAGATTCCCTTGAATATATTGCCAATCAATTTAGTGGGATGAAATACGGTGACACGACATTATTTGATTTAGTGACTGTTATTAATAGTATTGAATTAAACGATATTAAAGCAGTTCATCAGTCATTTATCAGGCCAGAAGCATTAAGTCGTTTCTTCATTTATCCCGAAGAAAGGTAA